TCTGTTCCATCCCCGGCCGGAGAATTACCACCTGTCCATCGAATTCGCCACCATGGCGTGGGCGGTGGGGGCGGCGGTCGGCGCCGCTTTCGGCAACCCCCAGGCGCCGTCGGTGTGCCTGGCCGGTGACGGCTGCTATCTGATGAGCGGCCAGGAGATCACCGTCGCGGTGGAGAGGCAGCTGCCGGTTATTTTCGTGGTGCTCAACGATCGCGGTTACGGTCTCATCAAGCACGGCCATCGGATCGGCGGCAAGGAAGATGTCGATTACTCCATACCGTCGGTGGATTTCGCCATGATGGGGCGTGCCGCCGGTGCCGAAGCCCAGACGATTCGCAGCATGAGGGATTTCGACCATCTGGATTGGCAGGCTCTGGCCACGCGGCAGGGGCCGACCTTGCTGGAGGTCATCATCGATCCGGAAGAACAGCCGCCTATCGCTATGGCCTGACACACCTTGAATGCTAAACGCGGCAGACGGATTTTCCATCTGCCGCGTTCTTCTCGCCTCTTTTGCCGGAGCCCCTTTTTCCCATACCACGCAGAGTCCGGATCCTATGGTTCAGTTCATGCCGGGTTGCCGGCGATCAACGCCGCACCGATGGCACCGTTGAACTGCGGATGTTCGGCGGTATGCACGTCGCATAACAGTTCCGTCTTTTTCATTCCACGGCCTGTCTTTTCTCGGTGGCGCTACCGCCTTCTTGCTTGTCCTCGGTTATGGTTCGGCGGCTCCAGGCGTAAAATGGCAGGCCGGCCAGCAGCATCAGCACGCCCAGCAGGGAAGGCCACGGCTGGTCGCGGCCGACCTGTACCAGTACCAGCAGGTAACTGCCGACAAACAGCAGCGGTACCAGCGGATAGCACGGGGTCTTGTAGCTGCGTGCTTGTCCGGGGTGGCGCCGGCGCAGCACCAGAAGGGCCACCCCGCTGGCGATGGACGTAAGGATCATGACGAACACCACGCAGCTCAGCAGCTGGCCGAAGGTGCCGAACAGCACCATCAGCACCGCCAGCGCCGCCTGGCAGAATATGGCCGCCGAGGGTGTGCGGTAGCCCGTATGAATACGCCCCAGCTTCTGCCAGATGCCGCCGTTTTCACCCATGGCATAGGCGACCCGCGCACCGGTCATGACCGTGGCGTTGATGCCGGCGGCGATGGCCAGCATGATCGGCAGGGAAATCCAGCGCGCGGCTCGAACGCCGTACAGCCCCTGCATGGCCAGCTGTCCGACGTTTTCGGCTCCAGCCAAAGCCGCCAGCGGTCGTGCGTAGAGATAGACCAGGTTGATGGCCAGATACAGAACCGTGACGCACAGGGTGCCGAGGATCAGGGAACGGGGCAGGTTGCGTTGCGGCTCGCGGATCTCGCTGCCGATGTAGGCCGAGGCGAACCAGCCGCTGAAAGTGAAGATCACCGCGATCATCGGTCCGCCGAGCAGTCCGTTCCAGGAAATCTCCGGCATGGCGCCGGGATAGACCAGATGCCCCCAGTCGCCGTGACCTGACAACAGCCCGGTCGCAATCATGGCCACCAGCAGTAACAGGGTGCCGAAGGTGAATATGTTTTGCGTGGTACCGCCGGGACGAATGCCCCGATAATTTATCCAGGAAAAGATCAGAATGAATCCTATGGCAAGCGGTTTTCCCGGAATAACGCCGACCGCGGGCATTCCTCCCTGCAGGTAACTGGCCAGGGCGATGGACATGGCGGCGATGGAGCCGGGATTGATCACCCAGAAGGCCAGCCAGCCGAGTAGGAAGCCGGCTCCGGGACCGTAGGCGGCTTTGAGATACTGGTAGTCGCCGCCCGCCAGGGGATACATGCTTGCCAGTTCCGCATAGGTCAGGGCTCCGCACAGGGTGAGCAGGCCGCCCAGTACCCAGATGCCGAGGAACAGCCAGGGATGGGGCAGTTGACTCGCCAGAAAGCCGCTGGTGGTGAAGATCCCGGCACCGATGACGTTGCCGACGATGAGTAAAGTGGCATCTGCGAGATTGAGCCGGCGCTTCAGGGACACGATGGGGCTCCTTTCGCCAAACATGGACCGATATAGACCAGACCGAGGAAGCGTTCTTTTTCGTTTTCCACCGCCTTGAGCACTTCACCGAGAGTGGTGGCAACCTGGTGCTGGCGGTTACTGATGCCTGCCGCGTAGACCAGTCGCATCGGCGTGGTGTCGGCATAATGCTGCTTCAGCAGCGGCACCAGTTCATGGAGGTTCGGCAGCCCCATGAAAATAGCCAGGGTTTCGCCTTTGGCGGCGACGGCTGCAAGCAAGTCATGATTTTGGCGTAGACCGCGCGGGGCGGTAATCACTATGGAGCCGTTGGTACTGATGTCGCGGTTGATGACCGCGTTGGCGGCGTTGAAGGAGCTGAGTCCGGCCACGGTATCGAATTCGGCTTCATCGAAATATTCCCGAATCCAGCGGGAGCTGCCGAAGATCATCGGGTCGCCCCAGTCGATAAACGCCACGTTTTTGCCGGCATTCAGTGCCTTGCGGATCTTGGCGGCATTGGCGCGCCACTCTTCTTTTTGCAGACGGTCCCGTTCGGTCCTGGTCAGGGGTGTTTTGCGGTTATGGTCTGCGTGGGCGAAGGGATCGAATAACACCTGTTTGCCGCTGAGATAACGGGCGTAGCGTTTCTGGATATCCCCCGGCGCCGCGATAGCATCGGCCCGCGCCAGGGCGGCGAGCGCTTCGAGAGTCATCTGACAGGTGTCGCCGGGGCCGACGCCGACCACGGTGAGTTTGGGCTTGTGGCGGCAGCGCAGTACCTCGATGCCGGTTATCCCGCGTACAAAACGGTTGGCCGACGAATCGGGCAGCACAAGCCACTTCTCACCATGGCTTCCAAGGAGACGACCGTCCATGCGGTCGGCGAGCAGAATCCGCCGCCCGAGGGGGGAGCCGAACAGTTCGCCGAAGGAGATCAATGAACGGTAACCGTCATCCGAGCGTACCAGCACCGCCGCTTGCGGATCGTCGGTGATGCCGGCCTGCTGCAACATGGCGACCAGCGGGGTGCCGGAAAAACGCTGCACACCCTCGAAACGTGAGCCTTCCCAGACAATCTTGGTGGCAACTTCCGATACCGGCAGCTCGGCCGAAGGTGCCAGCTCCATCGGTTGAACTTCCGCTTTCGACGCCGGGTCGATGACTTCGATGCTGACGATATCCTGCAGGCAGCGGTCGTTGTAAAAATCGTTACTCAGCACCAGACGCGGCAGCGCCACAGGCTGTTGCATCTTTGGTTGACTGTTTTTAGTCAGCAGTGAGGTGCAGGCGAAGGCGACGATCGCATCGCCGGGCCGTCCGTAAGCGACCTCCGCCCAGGACAGGAGGGTTCGTTGGCCGTGGCGGCTGCGCACCTCGATGGCCAGGTCGATGGCTTTAGGAAATGCCGCCGCTTCTTTTCCCACCCCGGCGGCCTGCAGCAGGTGTTGCAACGGTACCCCCTGGTAGCGATGCACGCCGGCGAAGGTGCCGTGCCTGTCGACTTCGGTGCTGCGTACCGTTACCGGTCGGTAATGGCTCAGATCCTCCAGGGTCAGGCGCTGGGGATGTTTGACCAGACCGCTGATCGTCACCACCGGTTGGCTGGCTGCCAGGCCGATGGCCGGCAGGCTGAAAAAACAGAGCATCCATATCGTTACAAGTCGCCATCTTTGTCTCATTGCGCCCTCGCGTCGTAGCCTTTCATGGCATAAAAAAGGGGCAGGCCTCGCCATGGACATCCGTCGAACGGCTCGAACCTGCCCCTGTAGTCATTTGGACCGGCCGGGTATGGCTGTAGAGCGTACCCGGCTTAGTTGCACTCGCCGAAACGCATGTTCAGTCGCGGACCCATGTAGATCAGACCGAGAAACTTCTCCGGTTCGGTCTTGAGATGTCTCACTGCATCTTTCAGGGTAGTGCGCACCAAGTGTTCGCTGCCGGCGATGCCGGCGCTGTAGACCAGGTTAACCGGCGTGTCGGCAGGGTAGTGCCGATCGAACAGGGACTGCATCTCCTGGAATTCCTTCAGTCCCATAAAAATGGCCAGGGTATCGCCGTTTTTGGCCAGGGTATCGCCGTTTTTGGCCAGGGCCGCCAGCAGTTGCGGGTTTTCCTTCAGGCCGCTGGGTACGCTGATGACGATGGAACCGCCGGCGCCGATATCGCGCTGGATCATGGCATTGGCCACGTTGAAGGCACTCAAGGCGGGAATGGTTTCCAGTTGCTCGTCACTGAAAAAGGCCCGGATCCAGCGGGTGCTGCCGTAGATCATGGGATCCCCCCAGTCGAGGAAAGCTACGTTCTTACCCTGGTCCAGCGCCTGGCGGATTTTTTTCACGCCTGCTTCGCGCTGCAGGGTGCAGAGCTTCTCCGCCTCGGCCGCATCCATATTCGGGTGTTGCTTGCGGAACATGTGCTTGATGAGTTTAAGGGGATCGAACAGCACCGGTTTGTCGCCCAGGTAGGTGGCAAAGCGCTTGACGATATCATCCGGCGCCACCACCACGTCGGCACGCGCCAGGGCGGCGATGGCCTCAAGGGTGATGAGGTCGGTGTCGCCGGGGCCCACGCCGATAATGGAGATTTTGGGCGTAGGTTTGAGATCGACCACCTCGATGCGATCGACGGCCAGGATATCGCGATCATCGACCAATTCTTCGGGAACGATGATACGGTATTTGCCGCCCCGCTGCCCGTCGAGGGTTTTGCCGTTGTCGCTCTCGGCGAGCATGATGCGCCGTCCCTGGTAGGACAAAAACAGCTCGCCCAGGGAGAACAGGGCCCGGTAGCCGTCCGGCGCCGAGATGACCACCGCCTTGGTCAAGGCGTTGCCGATATCGGCTTGTTCAAGGATTTTCGCCAGGGATACACCGCGGTAGCGGTGCAGGCCGTGATAGCCCATGTGCACCCCGACAACCTTTTTCTGCATCTCCATATGGGGATATTCTTTGAGGCTGGAGATCTTCAATTCTTTGGCGACAGCGCCGTTGACCCGGAACTCCCGCGAGTCGAGTTTGGCTTTGCGCTCGACCTTGAGGTCGGGATAGAGATCGATGACTTCGATGCGGCTTACTCCCTCCAGGCAGCGATCCGTATAGAAATCGCTGCGGATCAGCAGCTTGGGCAGTTGCGCCGGGCGCTCATATTGTTTCAGGGATTGCTGGTAAATTTCAGGGCCATGGCATTTCTGACAGCGCGCTTCGGTCATCATCGGTTTGACCGGAGTGGCGGCAAAGGCGATGGCCACTTCGGCGGCATTGCTGTAGTAGATTTCACCCCAGGACAACACCACCTGCTTGCCGGACGTATCGGTCACCCGGATGGCAAGGTCGATCGGTTTTTCAAACGGCTGGTCCTGTTTGATGACTTCCGCCATGTCCAGCAGGGTGCGCAGAGGTACCGCCTGATGGCGATATACGCCGTGAAAATTGCCGTCGCGATCGACTTCGTTGAGCTGGATTTCCACCGATTGAAAACGGCTCAGTTCCTCGACGCTCAACTTGAGAGGGCGTTTAACTTCACCGGTGATGGTCATGACCGGATTGGAGGCGGTTTCATGTACATCGGCCAGGCTCCGGTTTAACGCCGGGACCAGGGCCAGCAAGGTCAGCAGGGTTACCATAAAGCGCTTCATGACTTGTGTCCTCCGTTGCGAAGCTTGCGGATTTGCGGAAAATACCAGAGCATCAGCAGGCATAATACGGTGTTGCCGAACAGAATCAGCAGCAGACCGGGATCTTTTTTGACGGTGATCTGCAAAGGCGGCAGGGTGTCGGTGCCGGGTTTACCGGCCATGCCGAGGTGCAGAGTGTAGCCCTGCCAATAGATCGGTTCGAGAATGGCAATGGGCCGCCGCTCCACGCTGGACCCGTTTTTTAGCTGCAGAGTGGCCGTGCACTGTCGCATGACACCTTCGAGGAGCGGTGCCTGCCAGTATGTGTAGTGGCGTTCGAGTAAAGTGATCTGCCGATCGTTGACGGAGACCTGCTGGCCCACCACGGCCGGCAGTCGCTGCTTGCTGCCGGTAAATTCGGTCAGCGCGTGACCTCCGATGATAAACAGAAAACAGAAGTGCATGATGGAGGGCGCCAGCATCAGAACGAAGATGGTGCGGCGGTGATGTTTGCGCCGCTGCCAGAGAAAAAAGACCCGTTGCAGGGTGCAGGCCGCGGTATTCGCCGCGAGCAGGAACAGTAAGCCGAACAACGTGTAAATCCACCAGTTCTGCACACTGTTATGGGCCATGATCCAGCTAGGGAACAGCTGGGTATTGAGTTTGGCGAACACCGGTATGGCCTTGGTGTAAAAACTGCCGATGAAGAGATTGACGGTCAGCAGGGCCAGCAACCACAGCGTCAGACGAATGCCGGCCATGGTTTTCCAGAGTCGTTTAATCATTGCCGTCCTCCAACAGTTTGGGGTTGCGGCAGGCATTCGGTACCGCGCCGTGTACCTGCTGGGCAGCCGTGACCTGGCCCGCGTTGTCGGTATCCTTGGTCGGATTGAGCACGGTCAGATGCGCCGCCACCTGCAGCGCATATGCCACCACCAGCACCACCAGCGCTCCGGACAGTGCCCAGCGGGCTTTTTGACGCAGGTTGAAGGCATGATCGAAGTGGGTATGCAAATAGCCGCAGTAGAGACACCAGATGGCGGCCGACTGCAGATGCCGTTCGCCCCAGTGAAAAGCCGCGCCCCAGCCGAGATAGCTCCAGACGGCGCCGATGACCTGGGCCAGGCTGTAGAGGATAAAGCCCCAGATGGCCAGCTGGTTGAAAAGCTCGTCGTTGTTTCGCTGCCGTAACTGTTGCCAGGCATACCAGCCGCTGGCCAGGAAGCAGGCGACGGCCAGCACTTCCAGGAAGAAGAACATCGGCGAGGACCAGGTGGCGGTAAAGGGGCCAGGCGGCGGAATCTGCACCGGCAGGGCCAGCGTAATGAGCATGGTCAGCGTTACCAGCCAGCTCATGGAAGCTCCTTGCTGTTGGCGGCCGCGCAGTGCGAAGAACAGTCCCAGCAGGGCCAGACACCAGGGCAGAAACAGAGCGCCGTTGAAGACTCCGTCGAGGGAGAAGATCCCCCAACGCCAGCAGCGGCTGAGCTGGCTGGATGAATGCAGAGCGAAACCGATCCCCAGCAGCCAGCAGCTTGAGCGGTATTGTTTAAATAGATAAAAGAGAAGGCTGCCGGCATAAACGCCGGCAGCCACATTGAATAACACCGAGGAGGTAGTTGCTAAAGTCATGCAGAATCCCCTTGCAGAGGAAAATTACAATTTCCTTGAATTTTAATAAGTGAAGCTGAGGCCGGCCAGGAAGTTACGGCCGGGTGTCGGTCTGCCTACTTCGTAATAATCGCGGTCGGTCAGATTGTTAATCTCAAAAAATGCATTGCCTTCAACTCCCCACAATTCGCCAACTCGTTGTTCCACGCGAGCGTTTAACAGGAAAAAGTCTGGGCTTCTGGTCCAGCCATTATATTTGTCGTCGTAAAACTGCCGATTGGTATAGGAGAGCTGCATTGAAGTCGTCAGGCCGAAAGGGAAAAGGTAACGCATGTCGAGATTGACCCGATGGCGGGGACGGCCTTCAAGTTCTCGTCCCTTATCTTTATCCTCGGTTCTCATGTAGGTGTAGTTAAGGCCAACCCAGAAATCATCCGTGACATCAGCCCCCAGGGCGACCTCTACCCCTTTGGTTGTTGCTTCGCCAATATTGATATATACGCCTAATTCTTCTCCATCCACCATGACATCGATCTGGTCGATCAAGTTGTCAATATCGTTATAAAAGGCCGATACGGAAAATGTTACGGTGTCGGTAAACGCATGAGTCAGGCCGACTTCGTATGTGATGGTTTCCTGGGGATCGAGGTCTGGATTGCCGCCTGCCATCTCGCTGTAAAGTTCCTTGAGATGAGGGAAACGGATTTTTCTGCCGACCGAACCGTGTAGACTTGTCATTTCGGTCAGCGTCACCACTGCGCCGATTTGGGGATTAAAGGAATCTATGCTATCCGGCACTGGCATATCACCGGCTTCACGTGGATCGTAGTAGTCATAACTGGCACCGACAACAATGGCCAACCATTCGAGAGGTTTGATTTCATCCTCAAGAGCGAAGGTGTAGGTGTCGGCTTCGTAATCCCCGGCATCTGTCCAGAAACCGTCATCGATAACTTTTTCGCTT
This DNA window, taken from Syntrophotalea carbinolica DSM 2380, encodes the following:
- a CDS encoding SAM-dependent methyltransferase; translated protein: MRQRWRLVTIWMLCFFSLPAIGLAASQPVVTISGLVKHPQRLTLEDLSHYRPVTVRSTEVDRHGTFAGVHRYQGVPLQHLLQAAGVGKEAAAFPKAIDLAIEVRSRHGQRTLLSWAEVAYGRPGDAIVAFACTSLLTKNSQPKMQQPVALPRLVLSNDFYNDRCLQDIVSIEVIDPASKAEVQPMELAPSAELPVSEVATKIVWEGSRFEGVQRFSGTPLVAMLQQAGITDDPQAAVLVRSDDGYRSLISFGELFGSPLGRRILLADRMDGRLLGSHGEKWLVLPDSSANRFVRGITGIEVLRCRHKPKLTVVGVGPGDTCQMTLEALAALARADAIAAPGDIQKRYARYLSGKQVLFDPFAHADHNRKTPLTRTERDRLQKEEWRANAAKIRKALNAGKNVAFIDWGDPMIFGSSRWIREYFDEAEFDTVAGLSSFNAANAVINRDISTNGSIVITAPRGLRQNHDLLAAVAAKGETLAIFMGLPNLHELVPLLKQHYADTTPMRLVYAAGISNRQHQVATTLGEVLKAVENEKERFLGLVYIGPCLAKGAPSCP
- a CDS encoding SAM-dependent methyltransferase encodes the protein MKRFMVTLLTLLALVPALNRSLADVHETASNPVMTITGEVKRPLKLSVEELSRFQSVEIQLNEVDRDGNFHGVYRHQAVPLRTLLDMAEVIKQDQPFEKPIDLAIRVTDTSGKQVVLSWGEIYYSNAAEVAIAFAATPVKPMMTEARCQKCHGPEIYQQSLKQYERPAQLPKLLIRSDFYTDRCLEGVSRIEVIDLYPDLKVERKAKLDSREFRVNGAVAKELKISSLKEYPHMEMQKKVVGVHMGYHGLHRYRGVSLAKILEQADIGNALTKAVVISAPDGYRALFSLGELFLSYQGRRIMLAESDNGKTLDGQRGGKYRIIVPEELVDDRDILAVDRIEVVDLKPTPKISIIGVGPGDTDLITLEAIAALARADVVVAPDDIVKRFATYLGDKPVLFDPLKLIKHMFRKQHPNMDAAEAEKLCTLQREAGVKKIRQALDQGKNVAFLDWGDPMIYGSTRWIRAFFSDEQLETIPALSAFNVANAMIQRDIGAGGSIVISVPSGLKENPQLLAALAKNGDTLAKNGDTLAIFMGLKEFQEMQSLFDRHYPADTPVNLVYSAGIAGSEHLVRTTLKDAVRHLKTEPEKFLGLIYMGPRLNMRFGECN
- the ccsA gene encoding cytochrome c biogenesis protein CcsA produces the protein MTLATTSSVLFNVAAGVYAGSLLFYLFKQYRSSCWLLGIGFALHSSSQLSRCWRWGIFSLDGVFNGALFLPWCLALLGLFFALRGRQQQGASMSWLVTLTMLITLALPVQIPPPGPFTATWSSPMFFFLEVLAVACFLASGWYAWQQLRQRNNDELFNQLAIWGFILYSLAQVIGAVWSYLGWGAAFHWGERHLQSAAIWCLYCGYLHTHFDHAFNLRQKARWALSGALVVLVVAYALQVAAHLTVLNPTKDTDNAGQVTAAQQVHGAVPNACRNPKLLEDGND
- a CDS encoding APC family permease is translated as MSLKRRLNLADATLLIVGNVIGAGIFTTSGFLASQLPHPWLFLGIWVLGGLLTLCGALTYAELASMYPLAGGDYQYLKAAYGPGAGFLLGWLAFWVINPGSIAAMSIALASYLQGGMPAVGVIPGKPLAIGFILIFSWINYRGIRPGGTTQNIFTFGTLLLLVAMIATGLLSGHGDWGHLVYPGAMPEISWNGLLGGPMIAVIFTFSGWFASAYIGSEIREPQRNLPRSLILGTLCVTVLYLAINLVYLYARPLAALAGAENVGQLAMQGLYGVRAARWISLPIMLAIAAGINATVMTGARVAYAMGENGGIWQKLGRIHTGYRTPSAAIFCQAALAVLMVLFGTFGQLLSCVVFVMILTSIASGVALLVLRRRHPGQARSYKTPCYPLVPLLFVGSYLLVLVQVGRDQPWPSLLGVLMLLAGLPFYAWSRRTITEDKQEGGSATEKRQAVE